The region AATACCTGCTAATGTCAAAAGATATACGATAGTGATGACATCAGCATACTGTGTGAGCATATTAGGCTTGAATCCAATAGGAACTATCGTAACCACTGCTGTTACTGCTGCAAAGGCCATCATTGGTGCCAGCTTGAATGCCCAGTTATCACTTACTAAATTATTCTTACCCAAAAGTTTAAGCAAATCCAGGTACGGCTGATAGATAGGTGGGCCCTGCCGTGACTGCACTTTTGCAGTCAGTTTTCGAATTATACCTTCATATAAGGGTGCTAACCCCAAAAACACTACAATATTGAGTACTATCATGAGAATATCCATATGCCACCTGCCTTATACTTTTTTGCTTCGTGACAGACGTTCAAGCTCTTCATTGTTAAGTATTGATTGTCTGCCTGTCTTTACGTCAACCAGTGCCATCCTGTCAGTACATGAGAAACACGGGTCTATGCTACCAATGATTATTGGTGCATCGGCTAACTGATTATTCAGTAACATCAACGGTACGCCCTGTAAGTTGGGATACGTGGGGGCACGTACTCGCCATCGGTCTGCTCTGTTCTCTTCACCAGTAATAAGGTAATGAACGACTTCCCCACGTGGTGCTTCAACAGCAGATATTGAATGAACCAGTGGCTTAATGGGCTCATCAAATTCATATAACAATGGTTCATCAACAGGCATGTCACGTAACACTTGCCGTATAATCTTTATTGATTCAAATGTTTCAAGGATACGTACCAGCACCGTTCCCCATACATCGCAGGTATCAACAACCGGCACATCAAATTGCACTGCATCGTATGCTGCATAGGGATGGTCACGTCGTGTATCAATATCCACACCTCGTGCGCGGGCAACTGGCCCAACCAAACTCCATTTTATTGTATCTTCTTTTGAAACATACCCCACACCCTTAGTTCTTCGGTGGATAGCAGTATCGCCAACGATTGCATTTTTTATTGCTACAAGCTCTTTCTCCACCTTATCCATGACATTTAAAATATCTTCCTTGTGTGGCAAAATATCACGGCGTACGCCACCAATAATTATCATCCCATAGGTTTTGCGGTTGCCAGTAATCTTTTCTGCTAACCACATTACCGGTTCACGAACACGCCATGAATGCATGAACACCGTATCAAATCCAATAAGGTGGCCAGCAACACCTAACCACAATAGATGGGAATGTACCCTTTCAAGCTCTAACATAAATGTACGAATATACTCTGCCTTCCGGGAAATCTTTATTCCTGCAGCAAGCTCCACCGATTGTGAATACGAGGTAGCATGAACCGATCCACAGATACCACAAATACGCTCTGCAATAAACGGCACTTCATTATAGGTTACCTGTGTGGTACACAATTTCTCAATGCCACGATGTGTCATAAAACCACGGTAATCACATCCTTTTATTGTTTCACCATCAACATACACTGCAAAATGTGCTGGCTCATGTAATGTGGGATGGAATGGTCCAATAGGAACGGTAGTGCACCCTTCAGGAGCTTTATCTAATTGATATGCCACATCTTCGGCTGCTGGAGGCATTAAATTCCATGGGACTTCCTTACGCAGTGGATAGATACCTTGTGGCCAGTCATCAGCAAGGATGAGCCGTTTTGGCTTTGGATGTCCTTCAAACTGCATACCAAGTAAGTCCATGTACTCACGCTCCGACCACCCTGCATTAGGGATGTCCGGTGTAATAGAATCAAGAACTGGTTTGTCAGCAGGAACTTTTGTCCTTAAACAACAGAAGATGTTGTCTTTATCAAAACTGAAAGTATGTACTAACCCCAATGTATTATCACGGGCTATATTATCATATCCTATACTCACCATATAACGGGCGCCCATTGCAATGACTGCATTACATATAGCCCGTATATTCTTTTTATCCACATCAACAAACAACCGTGTTTCAAGTGGTGTTTCAAAGCCCTTGACAGCGCTTTTAAACTTTTCTTTCAAATCTTTTTTTACTTGGTCTATCGATGGCATATCTTACCTCTTATTCCAAAATGTTGTATTATTTCACATTACCACCTGTCCACCATAGCATGGACTTTAATGCTGCAAACATGTGTCTGTCCTTATATCTGTTATTATTATTAAGGTCCTGATACCCACACAACCATGTTGGCATAACTTTTTCCTGAGAACCCGCACTCTTTTTCACACTATACGCAACTATAAATCCAATAATAACTATTACGATCACCACAAGTGGAACAGCAATAGCATTTGCATACTGCATGCCAGGAACATTTATTGTTACACCCATAGCAGATGTAAACACAGCATTGTGTGCCGATAGCTCATTGAATGAAGTCTGCACTATGGAACCAGTTGAGAACTTAAAAATATTCATTATTGTTTCATAATAAATGAAAGGAACTACCCCCTGAACTATGCAAAGCAGCGCCAGAATGACCTTAGGCACAAGCATCTTCCAGGTTACTTCATGAGGTTTGTGTTCAACATTCCATTCTACACCGGCTGAAGCAAATGACATCCCAAAAAATTTTACATAACATGCCAGTGTCAATGCGCTGGTAAACAGGGCAATGATGCCAAAGAGGGCAAGGAAGAAAACCTGGCTGCCGCCAAGTAGTGTAGCAGAGATTATTGTCCACTTACTTGCAAACCCACTGAAAGGAGGAACGCCTGCTATAGACAGTGAAGCAATTCCTGCAATCACTGCGCTGACAGGCATGAATGTAAGCAAACCACCTAATTTATTAAGATCCTTTGTACCTGTTTCATATACTATACTGCCTGCGGTAAGAAAGAGTAGTCCTTTAAAGATAGCATGGTTTAATACATGATACAATATTCCAATAATGACCAGAAACGACAGCATCTGTACAAACATATTACTGCTGTGGTACATGTACAGGCCAGCTCCAATAGCCAGAACAATGTATCCAATCTGGCCAATGGAGCTGTAAGCAAGCAGGCGTTTAGCATCGCTCTGCTTTAAAGACTGGGAGGTGCCAATAAATAACGTCACTACACCAAACGTCGCAATTATACTTCCCCATATTAAAGGATTAACAGTATGACCTTCATGTGGAATCATCCAGAAGAATGTTCTAACTATGCCATAAATACCCGTTTTAATCATGACACCACTCAACAGTGCACTCACCGGTGAAGGAGCAATAGAGTGCGCGTCAGGCAACCATAACTGCCCAAACGGGAATACGCCAGCTTTAAAGCTGAAACCAAGCAAAAGCAGGGCATACACCACCGGAATCATTCCTCCAGTAGCGCCAAGTTTTTGCGTTAATGTATGAATTGAATCACCCATAACCGAACCACTGATAAGGAATGCACCAACAACTATAAAAAGCCATGCCAATTCCATAAGGATTAAATATTTATTTGCATTGCGCACATTCTGCTTTTCTTTATATTCAAATCGAATCAGAAAATATGATGCTATTGTCATAAGCTGCCATGCTACTGTGAATCCAATACTCAAATCATCAACGGTTACTATGCCAATCATACCCAGAATGAACAGTGGGAAGTTTATGTAATAGGGTTTAAGTGAGTAGTCCTTATAATGTTCCATATAATCAATAGAATACAGTGCGCTCATTACTGCCATAAAGGAAATAATGGCAATGAAGAATCCTGAAAACGCATCTATAAGAAAATAGACTGGCACAGTACCAAAATATATTGCCTGTGTTTCTGCTGCCTTTTGTACAAAGATTGCCACATATGCAATATACAACAATAATCCTGCTGCAATTGCCACTGCAATCGTGTTTATCCAGCCTGCTAATTTTCTTTTTGAAGCTAAAAGCGGTACAATGATACTTGCACCAAGCAATATAGCAAAAGCCTGTAATAACATTCCATAAAGATCAATGTTCATACACACACTCCTTTTGGTTGCTCATAATTGAGGATTGAACCATACTAACTATTGAATCAACTTTATCCAGTATTATGGGCGATAGTCCCTTTCCAAAATCATTATGCTTGATAACTATCCCAAGCATGTATACATCTTTACCAGATGCTTCCAGTATTTTACATGACATCCGTAATGCCAATTTATGCGTTGATACATCTAATCCCGTTTCAACAAAATCACTGAGTTTTCCAAAAACAACCGTGCCTTCTTCTGCGTCAGCTTCTATAGCATCAATGATCAACACATTTTTACAATTTGACTGGGCAATCGCAAACACATAACTTTCAATGACATCTTCTACATTAAATATGACCACATGAGACTGCACAACTTTAGCTGCCAGAGTATCAACAATGTACAGCCCTACTGCATCATCACCTCTATAGTAATTGCCTACTCCAACAATGCAGGTTGTATCCTTAAAAATATTTTCCAGCGTCGCCAACCTCATATCTGCTCACCTAAGGTTTTAATCTGCCTGTAAGTATATACTGGGCCATCAGTGCACACCAGGGTTCTCCCGATGGCACAGTGCTGACACTTTCCCACGCCGCACTTCATATGCCTCTCTAACGTTGAGATTATCATGTCATCCTTAATTCCACGCTGCATAAGTTCTTTTATAACAGCATTAAACATCACCGGTGGGCCACACACAAATGCCACGGTATTTTCTACAGGTATCTCTACCTTATCAAACAGTGTTGTGATAATACCCACGTTGCCTTTCCATTCAGGCGTGCCATTATCAACTGTAATAAATGTTTCAAACCCTTCAATTTTCTGCCACTGTTCTAACATATACTGATACATTAAATCCTGTGGTGAACGTGATCCATATAAAAGCAGTATACGACCAAAATCATTACGGTGCTGCAATACATGGACTATTGATGACCGTAAAGGAATAAGTCCAATACCACCAGCAACATAGATAACATTTTTTCCTTTTATTTCTTCAAATGGGAACCCATTGCCAAATGGTCCACGTATTCCCACTTTATCACCAACCTGAAGATCATGTAACGCATTGGTTACCTTACCTATTCGCCGCACAGTTATATGAAAACGGTCATTTTCAGGGCTGGGTGGAAGCGATACTGCAAATTCACCTGCACCAAATACCGTACACATAATAAACTGACCTGATTTAAACGTAAAATTGCCATCAATTTCCTTATTATCAAACCTCAGATAAAAGGTTTTTACATCAACAATCTCATCTTTAATTTCTTCAATTGTGGCAATTTCTGGGACTGTTACTATCTTCTGTTCGCTCATAGTTATCACCTATTCATGAATTTCTCTTCGGATATATGTAACCACATTGGGTAACCCTATATCGCCAGGACATACCCATGCGCAGCGCCCGCATCCAACACATCCTGGCCGCAGGTATTTCTTTGACTGTGAGTATGACAGTTTACAGAAAAATCGCTTGTTTCTTCGGTCTTCTATTGGTTTCCGTGGATTATGACCTCCTGCCATTCTGGAATATCCTTCGTATGAACATGAATCCCATGTTCGCAAGCGCTCAGTATTCCCTGCTATAGTATTGGCGTCATTTATGTTAAAACAGGTACAGGTGGGACACACATACGAACATGCACCACACTCAATACACTGGTTTCCAATATACTCCCATACTTCTTCTTTGATGAATCCTGTTGTTACACGGTTCATCACCCGTGATACCCATGCCTTTGACTCAGTTGCAATATCCTCAAACATGGTGATCGATTTTTCTACAAGCTTCTGTTTTTGCGTTACATGTTCTTGTGTGGCTTTGGGGAAGTTGAATGATTCAATAAATGCCTTGCCTTTTTCACTGCCAACTTCAAGCAAGTAACTATCGCCCAAATCCGTAAGATTTAAATCATACCCTTCCTGTGCAGCAGGACCGCTGTCAGTACATACACAAAAACACTGCTTGAACGGAACAACACAGGTATTGGCTACTATGAACATGCGGCTTCGGTGATGGCGATAGACCTCATCAACAAATTCTTGACCTAAGAAAAACCTATCAATACACTGTAAGCCCGTTAAATCACATGAACGCAATCCAAACAGTGCCTTTGGCACATCATCAAAGACCATTGCGATGTCCGCCTTCTTCGCATTTTTATCATATTTATACTGCATGATTGTTTCTAAATGAGGAAACACCACATGCTTTGGTGGATTGGCAGGGATAGGTGCATTCAGATCAATGTTGTCTGCACTTACTTTATCAAAGAAACACTGCCCAAATGCCTCATCTAAATAGGGTCCATACAACGTATACTTTTCTTCTAAGGCCTTTGCAATTTTTTTTACATCATTTTTTTTAATCAGATACATATCACACCTTCTCAATTCGTACTGGGATAGTTGCTTCTTCGCCCTGTGACACAATGTCACTATATGCTAATAAAAATGATGCAATCCCCTCTCTGATAAAATAGGGGACATACGCTGTGCCAGGTGCCACATCATCTGAAATCATAACCATTGCT is a window of Spirochaetota bacterium DNA encoding:
- a CDS encoding NADH-quinone oxidoreductase subunit C, with amino-acid sequence MPSIDQVKKDLKEKFKSAVKGFETPLETRLFVDVDKKNIRAICNAVIAMGARYMVSIGYDNIARDNTLGLVHTFSFDKDNIFCCLRTKVPADKPVLDSITPDIPNAGWSEREYMDLLGMQFEGHPKPKRLILADDWPQGIYPLRKEVPWNLMPPAAEDVAYQLDKAPEGCTTVPIGPFHPTLHEPAHFAVYVDGETIKGCDYRGFMTHRGIEKLCTTQVTYNEVPFIAERICGICGSVHATSYSQSVELAAGIKISRKAEYIRTFMLELERVHSHLLWLGVAGHLIGFDTVFMHSWRVREPVMWLAEKITGNRKTYGMIIIGGVRRDILPHKEDILNVMDKVEKELVAIKNAIVGDTAIHRRTKGVGYVSKEDTIKWSLVGPVARARGVDIDTRRDHPYAAYDAVQFDVPVVDTCDVWGTVLVRILETFESIKIIRQVLRDMPVDEPLLYEFDEPIKPLVHSISAVEAPRGEVVHYLITGEENRADRWRVRAPTYPNLQGVPLMLLNNQLADAPIIIGSIDPCFSCTDRMALVDVKTGRQSILNNEELERLSRSKKV
- a CDS encoding proton-conducting transporter membrane subunit, which translates into the protein MNIDLYGMLLQAFAILLGASIIVPLLASKRKLAGWINTIAVAIAAGLLLYIAYVAIFVQKAAETQAIYFGTVPVYFLIDAFSGFFIAIISFMAVMSALYSIDYMEHYKDYSLKPYYINFPLFILGMIGIVTVDDLSIGFTVAWQLMTIASYFLIRFEYKEKQNVRNANKYLILMELAWLFIVVGAFLISGSVMGDSIHTLTQKLGATGGMIPVVYALLLLGFSFKAGVFPFGQLWLPDAHSIAPSPVSALLSGVMIKTGIYGIVRTFFWMIPHEGHTVNPLIWGSIIATFGVVTLFIGTSQSLKQSDAKRLLAYSSIGQIGYIVLAIGAGLYMYHSSNMFVQMLSFLVIIGILYHVLNHAIFKGLLFLTAGSIVYETGTKDLNKLGGLLTFMPVSAVIAGIASLSIAGVPPFSGFASKWTIISATLLGGSQVFFLALFGIIALFTSALTLACYVKFFGMSFASAGVEWNVEHKPHEVTWKMLVPKVILALLCIVQGVVPFIYYETIMNIFKFSTGSIVQTSFNELSAHNAVFTSAMGVTINVPGMQYANAIAVPLVVIVIVIIGFIVAYSVKKSAGSQEKVMPTWLCGYQDLNNNNRYKDRHMFAALKSMLWWTGGNVK
- a CDS encoding hydrogenase maturation protease, coding for MRLATLENIFKDTTCIVGVGNYYRGDDAVGLYIVDTLAAKVVQSHVVIFNVEDVIESYVFAIAQSNCKNVLIIDAIEADAEEGTVVFGKLSDFVETGLDVSTHKLALRMSCKILEASGKDVYMLGIVIKHNDFGKGLSPIILDKVDSIVSMVQSSIMSNQKECVYEH
- a CDS encoding FAD/NAD(P)-binding protein; the encoded protein is MSEQKIVTVPEIATIEEIKDEIVDVKTFYLRFDNKEIDGNFTFKSGQFIMCTVFGAGEFAVSLPPSPENDRFHITVRRIGKVTNALHDLQVGDKVGIRGPFGNGFPFEEIKGKNVIYVAGGIGLIPLRSSIVHVLQHRNDFGRILLLYGSRSPQDLMYQYMLEQWQKIEGFETFITVDNGTPEWKGNVGIITTLFDKVEIPVENTVAFVCGPPVMFNAVIKELMQRGIKDDMIISTLERHMKCGVGKCQHCAIGRTLVCTDGPVYTYRQIKTLGEQI
- a CDS encoding 4Fe-4S dicluster domain-containing protein produces the protein MYLIKKNDVKKIAKALEEKYTLYGPYLDEAFGQCFFDKVSADNIDLNAPIPANPPKHVVFPHLETIMQYKYDKNAKKADIAMVFDDVPKALFGLRSCDLTGLQCIDRFFLGQEFVDEVYRHHRSRMFIVANTCVVPFKQCFCVCTDSGPAAQEGYDLNLTDLGDSYLLEVGSEKGKAFIESFNFPKATQEHVTQKQKLVEKSITMFEDIATESKAWVSRVMNRVTTGFIKEEVWEYIGNQCIECGACSYVCPTCTCFNINDANTIAGNTERLRTWDSCSYEGYSRMAGGHNPRKPIEDRRNKRFFCKLSYSQSKKYLRPGCVGCGRCAWVCPGDIGLPNVVTYIRREIHE